ATCAGGGCTTCGTGGTCGGCAACAGCATCGGGCTGCAATGCCACGTGGAGATGACCGAAGCGCTGGTGCGTACCTGGTGTGAGACGGGCCGGGGTGAAATCGAGGCTTCCCGCTCAAGCCCCGGGGTACAGCCGCCCGAGGTGATCCAGCAGGACCTGGAGGCGCGGGTGCGCGAGCTCAACCGGGTCGCCGACGCGGTCTACGGGCGCTGGACCCGGGGACTGCAGGGGTAGGCCAACCATGTCGGCGACCCTCTCCGCTGGCACCGCCTGGCGCGATCGGCTGCGGGATTGGATCGAAGGGCCGCAGGTGCAGCGGCTTGTGACCGCCCTCATCGTGGTCAACGCCGTCACCCTGGGCATGGAAACCTCTTCCGCCCTGATGGCCTCGGTTGGCCCGCTGCTGCGAGCGCTGGACGCCGCCATTCTCTCCATTTTTGTGGTGGAGATCGCCCTGCGGATGATTGCCCGAGGCCTGGGATTCTTCCGCGATCCGTGGAGCGTGTTTGATTTCGTCGTGGTAGCCATCGCCCTGGTGCCAGCGAGCGGCCCCTTCTCCGTACTGAGAGCGCTCAGGGTTCTGCGGGTGCTGCGGCTGCTGTCCATCGTGCCGTCCATGCGGCGGGTGGTGGCGGCCTTGCTGGCTTCGATTCCCGGCATCGGCTCGATTGCCGTGATCCTGTTCATCCTCTTCTACGTGTTCGCCGTGATCGCCACCAACCTGTTCGG
This DNA window, taken from Pelomicrobium methylotrophicum, encodes the following:
- a CDS encoding ion transporter codes for the protein MSATLSAGTAWRDRLRDWIEGPQVQRLVTALIVVNAVTLGMETSSALMASVGPLLRALDAAILSIFVVEIALRMIARGLGFFRDPWSVFDFVVVAIALVPASGPFSVLRALRVLRVLRLLSIVPSMRRVVAALLASIPGIGSIAVILFILFYVFAVIATNLFGQAFPDWFGSIGRSMYTLFQVMTLESWSMGIARPVMEKYPYAWAFFVPFILTATFTMLNLFIGVIVNAIQMEEKETRDETTAAVEHAAREAVVGASRAELEALREELRALQALIEARLPPPSSRGQENPRPGVPLRGETT